A window of the Deinococcus cellulosilyticus NBRC 106333 = KACC 11606 genome harbors these coding sequences:
- the cysK gene encoding cysteine synthase A, protein MNIYEDNSQTIGHTPLVRLKRIGNGNIYAKLESRNPAGSVKCRIGANMIWDAEERGVLKPGMTLVEPTSGNTGIGLAFVAAARGYPIILTMPASMSLERRKVLKALGAELVLTEPAKGMKGAIAKAQEIVDSDPSRYLLLQQFENPANPAIHEKTTGPEIWEDTEGKIDVFVGGVGTGGTITGVSRYIKKTQGKAITTVAVEPVNSPVITQTLNGEDPKPSPHKIQGIGAGFIPKNLDLSLVDRVETVTDQEAIDTARRLMQQEGIMGGISCGAAVAAAVRVSEQPEFKDKMIVVVLPDSGERYLSSILFEGIFSEQELVQ, encoded by the coding sequence GTGAACATTTACGAAGACAATTCCCAGACCATCGGGCACACCCCCCTGGTGCGCCTCAAGCGCATCGGCAACGGAAACATCTATGCCAAGCTCGAGTCACGCAACCCTGCCGGAAGCGTGAAGTGCCGCATTGGCGCAAACATGATCTGGGATGCTGAAGAGCGCGGGGTGCTCAAGCCTGGCATGACCCTGGTCGAACCCACCAGTGGCAACACCGGCATTGGGCTGGCCTTTGTGGCGGCTGCCCGTGGCTACCCGATCATCCTGACCATGCCTGCCAGCATGAGTCTGGAACGCCGCAAGGTCCTCAAGGCCCTGGGGGCTGAACTGGTGCTCACCGAGCCCGCCAAGGGCATGAAGGGTGCCATCGCAAAAGCCCAGGAAATTGTGGACAGCGATCCCTCCAGATACCTCCTGCTCCAGCAGTTCGAGAACCCTGCCAACCCTGCCATCCACGAAAAAACCACCGGTCCAGAAATCTGGGAAGACACCGAAGGCAAAATTGATGTCTTTGTGGGCGGTGTGGGCACCGGAGGCACCATCACCGGGGTGAGCCGTTACATCAAGAAAACCCAGGGCAAGGCCATCACCACGGTGGCTGTGGAGCCCGTCAACAGTCCGGTGATCACCCAGACCCTGAACGGGGAAGACCCCAAACCCAGCCCCCACAAGATTCAGGGCATTGGTGCAGGCTTCATCCCCAAGAACCTGGACCTCAGCCTGGTGGACCGTGTGGAAACCGTCACCGACCAGGAAGCCATCGATACGGCCCGTCGCCTGATGCAGCAAGAAGGCATCATGGGTGGCATTTCCTGCGGTGCTGCGGTTGCTGCTGCGGTGCGTGTCTCCGAGCAGCCTGAATTCAAAGACAAGATGATCGTGGTGGTGCTTCCCGATTCCGGCGAACGTTACCTTTCCAGCATCCTCTTTGAAGGCATCTTCAGCGAGCAGGAACTGGTTCAATAA
- the cysE gene encoding serine O-acetyltransferase, which produces MATLLHNSVQARTLWSELQHAAQQLSESEKVLGRLLKSVFLTSENLAEGLSVLLSGKLSTEEVCAEDLRAEFVQVLSDPEVLGGVVADLQAIRERDPAVKDLLTPFLFFKGFHALQTHRIAHRLWTTGRQAFALFLQSQMSLRFAVDIHPAAHLGQGILMDHATGVVIGETAVVDDNVSMLHGVTLGGTGKQCCDRHPKIRSGVLIGAGATVLGNIEIGKDAKVAAGSVVLKPVHAHTTVAGVPAKVMARNVKFTPALEMNHEFDIHI; this is translated from the coding sequence GTGGCAACCCTTCTTCACAACAGCGTGCAGGCCAGAACCCTGTGGTCCGAACTTCAGCACGCCGCACAGCAACTCTCTGAATCCGAAAAGGTGCTTGGAAGGTTGCTGAAATCTGTATTTCTGACCAGTGAAAACCTGGCAGAAGGCCTCAGTGTCTTGCTTTCAGGAAAACTCAGCACGGAAGAGGTGTGTGCTGAGGACCTCCGGGCCGAATTTGTGCAGGTGCTTTCAGATCCCGAGGTGCTCGGGGGTGTGGTTGCCGATCTGCAAGCCATCCGTGAGCGCGACCCTGCAGTGAAAGACCTGCTGACGCCATTTCTGTTCTTCAAAGGGTTCCACGCCCTTCAGACGCACCGCATTGCCCACCGACTCTGGACCACAGGCAGGCAGGCCTTTGCACTTTTCCTGCAGAGCCAGATGTCACTGCGTTTTGCAGTGGACATTCACCCTGCAGCACACCTGGGTCAGGGCATCCTGATGGACCACGCCACCGGGGTGGTCATTGGTGAAACGGCAGTCGTGGACGACAATGTTTCGATGCTCCATGGGGTCACACTTGGGGGAACAGGCAAACAGTGCTGTGACCGCCACCCGAAAATCCGTTCAGGCGTGCTGATCGGGGCAGGAGCCACGGTGCTGGGCAACATCGAAATTGGCAAGGACGCCAAGGTTGCTGCTGGCAGTGTGGTGCTCAAACCCGTCCATGCCCACACCACCGTGGCGGGAGTGCCTGCCAAGGTGATGGCCCGCAACGTCAAATTCACCCCTGCGCTCGAAATGAACCACGAGTTCGACATCCACATCTGA